A genome region from Macrotis lagotis isolate mMagLag1 chromosome 4, bilby.v1.9.chrom.fasta, whole genome shotgun sequence includes the following:
- the RNASE10 gene encoding inactive ribonuclease-like protein 10 translates to MKSVLLQIFPVMLLLLLGLGLGLGLVLWLASTKLEDNRELLNQLWDGDSWKETESTEIIGGTNATELQEAGKNDLLLDEVKISLAEASEMEIIGQKVTVIEELLQKKAIFFSKQLKDNRDCYIMMAQKLSGSKGVCKEKHTFIHEHYGKVRAICATPSIPCKEKGNNCHQSREPLQLTICQLIHNMVSSHKCEYQSTPITMNIIIACDGMNPQTFKEHT, encoded by the coding sequence atgaagtcaGTCCTGCTACAGATCTTTCCTGTaatgctgctgctactgctgggACTaggcctgggcctgggcctggTGCTTTGGCTGGCTTCCACAAAGCTAGAGGATAATAGGGAGTTGTTGAACCAGCTTTGGGATGGTGACTCATGGAAAGAGACAGAGTCCACAGAGATTATAGGAGGCACCAATGCTACAGAACTCCAGGAGGCTGGCAAAAATGACTTACTACTGGATGAGGTGAAAATATCCTTGGCAGAGGCCAGTGAAATGGAAATTATAGGCCAGAAGGTAACAGTAATTGAGGAATTGCTTCAAAAGAAGGCTATATTCTTCTCTAAGCAGCTCAAGGACAATAGGGACTGTTACATCATGATGGCCCAGAAGTTATCAGGATCAAAGGGAGTCTGTAAGGAGAAGCATACTTTCATCCATGAGCACTATGGCAAAGTCAGAGCCATCTGTGCCACCCCAAGCATTCCTTgtaaggaaaagggaaataactGTCACCAAAGCAGAGAACCTTTGCAATTGACTATTTGCCAACTGATTCACAACATGGTCTCTTCCCATAAATGTGAATACCAAAGCACTCCCATAACTATGAATATAATCATTGCCTGTGATGGGATGAACCCCCAAACTTTTAAAGAGCACACCTAA